One Haliaeetus albicilla chromosome 11, bHalAlb1.1, whole genome shotgun sequence genomic window carries:
- the LZTS2 gene encoding leucine zipper putative tumor suppressor 2: MAIVQTLPVPLEAAAEGAAQLRTAACSPLTTMGSVGSLLPSRPRHDRASQPCDGEPPTASFRKQEGLLRATPRDPPSPEEPCVTMPGVSHAYSNGGFCGDWLDGPSPASLCSDSDEPRDEPAPSDHLRGPPPKLVPVSGKLEENVEKTLIRPMAFKPVVPKLRSTQPGTRPGLSESQVSLTHLLGAEKPGSLSCRASTLSDSGRNSLSSLPTYSTGCSQHPEASALPVTPHGPPEPPGGCRPSNSDSGRSSSSKSTGSLSGRGRPSSESGSCGRSPLPGEEAMLVRELEDKLREREAELRLLRDSLDENEVAICQVYEEKQRRCEQELEGLRQRCAAQARQAAQAAQRGQQVLQLQVLQLQQEKKQLQEDLAQLLQERELLERRCASFQRERTELAPRLEETKWEVCQKSGEISLLKQQLKEAQAELAQRGAELLGLRAQLREAQAQLQAGERRVQGLQEAARLKALELEVCANELQRRKSEADLFRAKAGRLEQELAGLREATRGRCPPPGEGCPPPSEGCPQPGEEPRGGAGLRRQLERLRAEVALERRRGQEQRDAFEQERGTWQGEKERVIRYQKQLQYSYIQMYRRNRRLEQRLQHLRLQGEDSPPEPCDPPGPDPPFEEITATEI; this comes from the exons ATGGCCATCGTGCAGACGCTGCCGGTGCCCCTCGAGGCCGCCGCTGAGGGGGCTGCGCAGCTCCGCACTGCCGCCTGCTCGCCCCTCACCACCATGGGCAGCGTCGgcagcctcctgcccagccGGCCCCGCCATGACCGTGCCAGCCAGCCCTGTGACGGGGAACCCCCCACCGCCTCCTTCCGCAAGCAGGAGGGGCTGCTCCGGGccacccccagggaccccccatCTCCTGAGGAGCCCTGCGTGACCATGCCTGGCGTCAGCCACGCCTATTCCAACGGGGGCTTCTGCGGTGACTGGCTCGACGGCCCCTCTCCTGCCAGCCTCTGCAGCGACTCGGATGAGCCCCGTGATGAACCAGCCCCCAGTGATCACCTCCGGGGGCCGCCCCCCAAGCTTGTCCCTGTCTCCGGCAAGCTGGAggag AACGTGGAGAAGACCCTGATCCGCCCCATGGCCTTCAAGCCGGTGGTGCCCAAGCTCCGGAGCACCCAGCCAGGCACGCGCCCAGGGCTCTCGGAGAGCCAGGTGAGCCTCACCCACTTGCTGGGTGCCGAGAAGCCCGGCTCCCTGAGCTGCCGCGCCAGCACCCTCTCGGACTCGGGGCGCAActccctctccagcctgcccaCCTACAGCACgggctgcagccagcacccCGAGGCAAGCGCCCTGCCGGTCACCCCCCACGGTCCCCCCGAGCCTCCGGGGGGCTGCCGCCCCTCCAACTCGGACAGCGGGCGCTCGTCCTCCAGCAAGAGCACAGGTTCTCTGagcggccggggccggcccTCCTCAGAGAGCGGCTCCTGTGGGCGCTCGCCCCTGCCCGGTGAGGAGGCCATGCTGGTGCGGGAGCTGGAGGACAAGCTGCGGGAGAGGGAGGCCGAGCTGCGGCTCCTGCGTGACAGCCTGGACGAGAACGAGGTGGCCATCTGCCAG GTGTACGAGGAGAAGCAGAGGCGCTGcgagcaggagctggaggggctgcGGCAGCGCTGTGCGGCCCAGGCGCGGCAGGCGGCCCAGGCAGCACAGCGGGGGCAGCAGGTCCTGCAGCTCcaggtgctgcagctgcagcaggagaagaagcagctgcaggaggacttggcccagctgctgcaggagcgGGAGCTGCTGGAGCGTCGCTGCGCCTCCTTCCAGCGTGAGCGCACCGAGCTGGCACCCCGGCTGGAGGAGACCAAGTGGGAG GTGTGCCAGAAGTCGGGGGAGATCTCgctgctgaagcagcagctgaaggaggCGCAGGCGGAGCTGGCGCAGCGGGGAGCCgagctgctggggctgcgggCTCAGCTGCGGGAGGCGCAGGCCCAGCTGCAGGCGGGCGAGCGGCgggtgcaggggctgcaggaggccGCCCGCCTGAAGGCGCTGGAGCTGGAGGTCTGCGCCAATGAACTGCAGCGCCGCAAGAGCGAGGCTGACCTCTTCCGCGCCAAAGCCGGACGGCTCGAGCAGGAGCTGGCGGGGCTGCGGGAAGCCACTCGTGGGCGATGCCCCCCACCCGGCGAggggtgccccccacccagcgAGGGATGTCCCCAACCCGGCGAGGAGCCCCGGGGCGGTGCGGGGCTGCGGCGGCAGCTGGAGCGGCTGCGGGCAGAGGTGGCCCTGGAGCGGCGGCGTGGGCAGGAGCAGCGGGACGCCTTCGAGCAGGAGCGCGGCACGTGGCAGGGCGAGAAGGAGCGGGTCATCCGCTACCAGAAGCAGCTGCAATACAGCTACATCCAGATGTACCGCCGCAACCGGCGGCTCGAGCAGCGGCTCCAGCATCTCCGGCTCCAGGGGGAGGACTCCCCGCCCGAGCCCTGTGACCCCCCCGGCCCTGACCCACCCTTCGAGGAGATCACGGCCACCGAGATCTGA
- the TWNK gene encoding twinkle mtDNA helicase isoform X2 codes for MAAVPLRPYTAAGRLLPLLCGGARSKGASLRAGALGRLTQRRYKKDVLPSPERPVPSVSITEIRQYLRAQGIPFHDGYSCLHTPSLFTDGHQDQPPAASAPYTLFIDKMTGSFLCTATLAEGTWQDFQANVELQHRGVPTTGMEELEKDVQWAREDARCIWDRALPLWELLDKDETNKTKAMFGISLLTDATLKRFGVRYLRTAQSLVFPWFSPRDATLKGLKLVRVEKKGDVITYVEETLPRFESYRNLFGLPLIGRRDTELVLTGWELDALALHQATGVASLALPRGATCLPPALLPYLEQFKRITLWLGEDLHSWEAAKLFARKLSLKRCSLVRPCNLQPRPLEALNQGLNLTKILRTALPASHKSIVSFRKLREEVFGELVNTEQVAGVKWARFPELNKLLKGHRRGELTIFTGPTGSGKTTFISEYALDLCMQGVCTLWGSFEISNIRLAKIMLTQFALQRLEDQLELYDEWADRFEDLPLYFMTFHGQQNIKTVIDTMQHAVYMYDITHVVIDNLQFMMGHEHLSADRLAAQDYIVGAFRKFATDNTCHITLVIHPRKEDDEKELQTASIFGSAKDRKLVTGPGKRYLQVSKNRFDGDVGIFPLEFSKASLTFSSSSKSKVKLKKMKEEKALLAKKAPEGCLGDSKKL; via the exons ATGGCGGCGGTGCCCCTGCGGCCCTACACAGCCGCCGGCCGCCTCCTGCCGCTGCTGTGCGGGGGGGCGAGGAGCAAGGGAGCCTCCCTGAGGGCCGGGGCGCTGGGCCGCCTCACCCAGCGGCGCTACAAGAAGGACGTGCTGCCCTCCCCCGAGAGGCCCGTGCCCTCCGTCTCCATCACCGAGATCCGGCAGTACTTGCGGGCCCAGGGCATCCCCTTTCACGATGGGTACAGCTGCCTGCACACCCCCAGCCTCTTCACCGACGGCCACCAGGACCAGCCGCCGGCCGCCAGCGCCCCTTACACGCTTTTCATCGACAAGATGACGGGCAGCTTCCTGTGCACAGCCACTCTGGCCGAGGGCACCTGGCAGGACTTCCAGGCCAATGTGGAGCTGCAGCACCGCGGCGTTCCCACCACCGGcatggaggagctggagaaggacGTGCAATGGGCTCGCGAGGATGCCCGCTGCATCTGGGACCGGGCACTGCCACTCTGGGAGCTGCTGGACAAGGACGAGACCAACAAGACCAAGGCCATGTTTGGTATCTCCCTGCTGACGGACGCCACCCTAAAACGCTTTGGGGTGCGTTACCTGAGGACTGCCCAGTCCCTTGTCTTCCCCTGGTTCAGTCCCCGCGATGCAACGCTGAAGGGCCTGAAGCTCGTGAGGGTGGAGAAGAAGGGGGATGTGATCACTTACGTGGAAGAGACTTTACCCCGCTTCGAATCCTACCGCAATCTCTTTGGGCTGCCCCTGATTGGCCGCCGAGACACAGAGCTGGTCTTAACTGGGTGGGAGCTGGACGCCCTGGCCCTGCACCAAGCTACAGGGGTGGCCAGCCTGGCCCTGCCGCGGGGGGCCACCTGCCTgccccctgccctcctcccctaCCTGGAGCAGTTCAAGCGCATCACACTGTGGTTGGGCGAGGACCTGCACTCCTGGGAAGCCGCCAAGCTCTTTGCCCGCAAGCTGAGCCTCAAGCGTTGCTCCCTAGTGCGCCCCTGCAACCTGCAGCCCCGGCCCTTGGAGGCTCTGAACCAGGGCCTGAACCTCACCAAGATCCTGCGTACTGCCCTGCCCGCCAGCCACAAATCCATTGTCTCCTTCCGGAAGCTGCGCGAGGAGGTGTTCGGGGAGCTGGTCAACACTGAGCAGGTGGCCGGCGTCAAGTGGGCGCGCTTCCCTGAGCTCAATAAGCTCCTCAAAGGACACCGCAGAGGGGAGCTCACCATCTTCACAG GCCCGACGGGCAGCGGGAAGACGACCTTTATCAGTGAGTACGCGCTGGACTTGTGCATGCAGGGGGTGTGCACGCTGTGGGGCAGCTTCGAGATCAGCAACATCCGCCTGGCCAAGATCATGCTGACGCAGTTTGCTTTGCAGCGCCTGGAGGACCAGCTGGAGCTGTATGATGAGTGGGCTGATCGCTTCGAGGACCTCCCACTCTACTTCATGACCTTCCATGGCCAGCAGAACATCAA GACGGTGATTGACACCATGCAGCATGCCGTCTACATGTATGACATCACCCACGTGGTCATCGACAACCTCCAGTTCATGATGGGACACGAGCATCTCTCTGCGGACAG GCTCGCTGCCCAGGACTACATTGTTGGTGCCTTCCGCAAGTTCGCCACAGACAACACCTGCCACATCACACTGGTCATCCATCCCCGCAAGGAGGATGATGAGAAGGAGCTGCAGACGGCCTCCATCTTTGGCTCTGCCAAG GACCGTAAGCTGGTGACGGGGCCAGGGAAGCGCTACCTGCAGGTGTCCAAGAACCGCTTCGATGGGGATGTGGGCATCTTCCCCCTGGAGTTCAGCAAGGCCTCGCTCACCTTCTCGTCCTCCAGCAAAAGCAAGGTCAAGCTGAAGAAGatgaaggaggagaaggcgCTTTTAGCCAAGAAAGCTCCAGAGGGATGCTTAGGAGACTCTAAGAAGCTGTGA
- the TWNK gene encoding twinkle mtDNA helicase isoform X1 has translation MAPPSPGSGTARGEGSTGFRPPPGSDALSEAAAGSGNGGVRGAPREGGGLSGAGPRGRRCRIGGGCGWVPGRPGRRRRWRRRRSAGRMAAVPLRPYTAAGRLLPLLCGGARSKGASLRAGALGRLTQRRYKKDVLPSPERPVPSVSITEIRQYLRAQGIPFHDGYSCLHTPSLFTDGHQDQPPAASAPYTLFIDKMTGSFLCTATLAEGTWQDFQANVELQHRGVPTTGMEELEKDVQWAREDARCIWDRALPLWELLDKDETNKTKAMFGISLLTDATLKRFGVRYLRTAQSLVFPWFSPRDATLKGLKLVRVEKKGDVITYVEETLPRFESYRNLFGLPLIGRRDTELVLTGWELDALALHQATGVASLALPRGATCLPPALLPYLEQFKRITLWLGEDLHSWEAAKLFARKLSLKRCSLVRPCNLQPRPLEALNQGLNLTKILRTALPASHKSIVSFRKLREEVFGELVNTEQVAGVKWARFPELNKLLKGHRRGELTIFTGPTGSGKTTFISEYALDLCMQGVCTLWGSFEISNIRLAKIMLTQFALQRLEDQLELYDEWADRFEDLPLYFMTFHGQQNIKTVIDTMQHAVYMYDITHVVIDNLQFMMGHEHLSADRLAAQDYIVGAFRKFATDNTCHITLVIHPRKEDDEKELQTASIFGSAKASQEADNVLILQDRKLVTGPGKRYLQVSKNRFDGDVGIFPLEFSKASLTFSSSSKSKVKLKKMKEEKALLAKKAPEGCLGDSKKL, from the exons ATGGCGCCGCCCTCACCCGGAAGCGGAACCGCGCGGGGAGAGGGGAGCACCGGCTTCCGTCCGCCGCCCGGAAGTGACGCGCTgagcgaggcggcggcggggtcgGGCAATGGCGGCGTCCGTGGAGCTCCACGTGAGGGGGGCGGCCTGAGCGGCGCcgggccgcggggccgccgATGCCGGATCGGTGGCGGCTGCGGGTGGGTGCCGGGGCGGCCCGGGCGGAGGCGGAGGTGGAGGCGGAGGCGGAGCGCGGGCAGGATGGCGGCGGTGCCCCTGCGGCCCTACACAGCCGCCGGCCGCCTCCTGCCGCTGCTGTGCGGGGGGGCGAGGAGCAAGGGAGCCTCCCTGAGGGCCGGGGCGCTGGGCCGCCTCACCCAGCGGCGCTACAAGAAGGACGTGCTGCCCTCCCCCGAGAGGCCCGTGCCCTCCGTCTCCATCACCGAGATCCGGCAGTACTTGCGGGCCCAGGGCATCCCCTTTCACGATGGGTACAGCTGCCTGCACACCCCCAGCCTCTTCACCGACGGCCACCAGGACCAGCCGCCGGCCGCCAGCGCCCCTTACACGCTTTTCATCGACAAGATGACGGGCAGCTTCCTGTGCACAGCCACTCTGGCCGAGGGCACCTGGCAGGACTTCCAGGCCAATGTGGAGCTGCAGCACCGCGGCGTTCCCACCACCGGcatggaggagctggagaaggacGTGCAATGGGCTCGCGAGGATGCCCGCTGCATCTGGGACCGGGCACTGCCACTCTGGGAGCTGCTGGACAAGGACGAGACCAACAAGACCAAGGCCATGTTTGGTATCTCCCTGCTGACGGACGCCACCCTAAAACGCTTTGGGGTGCGTTACCTGAGGACTGCCCAGTCCCTTGTCTTCCCCTGGTTCAGTCCCCGCGATGCAACGCTGAAGGGCCTGAAGCTCGTGAGGGTGGAGAAGAAGGGGGATGTGATCACTTACGTGGAAGAGACTTTACCCCGCTTCGAATCCTACCGCAATCTCTTTGGGCTGCCCCTGATTGGCCGCCGAGACACAGAGCTGGTCTTAACTGGGTGGGAGCTGGACGCCCTGGCCCTGCACCAAGCTACAGGGGTGGCCAGCCTGGCCCTGCCGCGGGGGGCCACCTGCCTgccccctgccctcctcccctaCCTGGAGCAGTTCAAGCGCATCACACTGTGGTTGGGCGAGGACCTGCACTCCTGGGAAGCCGCCAAGCTCTTTGCCCGCAAGCTGAGCCTCAAGCGTTGCTCCCTAGTGCGCCCCTGCAACCTGCAGCCCCGGCCCTTGGAGGCTCTGAACCAGGGCCTGAACCTCACCAAGATCCTGCGTACTGCCCTGCCCGCCAGCCACAAATCCATTGTCTCCTTCCGGAAGCTGCGCGAGGAGGTGTTCGGGGAGCTGGTCAACACTGAGCAGGTGGCCGGCGTCAAGTGGGCGCGCTTCCCTGAGCTCAATAAGCTCCTCAAAGGACACCGCAGAGGGGAGCTCACCATCTTCACAG GCCCGACGGGCAGCGGGAAGACGACCTTTATCAGTGAGTACGCGCTGGACTTGTGCATGCAGGGGGTGTGCACGCTGTGGGGCAGCTTCGAGATCAGCAACATCCGCCTGGCCAAGATCATGCTGACGCAGTTTGCTTTGCAGCGCCTGGAGGACCAGCTGGAGCTGTATGATGAGTGGGCTGATCGCTTCGAGGACCTCCCACTCTACTTCATGACCTTCCATGGCCAGCAGAACATCAA GACGGTGATTGACACCATGCAGCATGCCGTCTACATGTATGACATCACCCACGTGGTCATCGACAACCTCCAGTTCATGATGGGACACGAGCATCTCTCTGCGGACAG GCTCGCTGCCCAGGACTACATTGTTGGTGCCTTCCGCAAGTTCGCCACAGACAACACCTGCCACATCACACTGGTCATCCATCCCCGCAAGGAGGATGATGAGAAGGAGCTGCAGACGGCCTCCATCTTTGGCTCTGCCAAG GCCAGCCAGGAGGCCGACAATGTCCTCATCCTGCAGGACCGTAAGCTGGTGACGGGGCCAGGGAAGCGCTACCTGCAGGTGTCCAAGAACCGCTTCGATGGGGATGTGGGCATCTTCCCCCTGGAGTTCAGCAAGGCCTCGCTCACCTTCTCGTCCTCCAGCAAAAGCAAGGTCAAGCTGAAGAAGatgaaggaggagaaggcgCTTTTAGCCAAGAAAGCTCCAGAGGGATGCTTAGGAGACTCTAAGAAGCTGTGA
- the MRPL43 gene encoding large ribosomal subunit protein mL43 produces MTGRGTPSRFLTAVLHNGVGRYVRQLQRLQLLFSPTAGDARGARQFVEEAALDFARQHPDVVLYISPRFGPAPLLLAEYLNGTVREELIANKTSEEIIQLATKLAGQSGLDIIRIRKPFHTDNPSVQGQWHPLTNKPSALTIRGPRLQPQ; encoded by the exons ATGACGGGCCGCGGGACGCCCAGCCGGTTCCTGACGGCCGTCCTGCACAACGGCGTGGGCCGCTACGTGCGGCAGCTCCAGCGCCTCCAGCTCCTCTTCAGCCCTACCGCGGGCGACGCCCGCGGCGCCAG GCAGTTCGTGGAGGAGGCGGCGCTGGACTTCGCCCGGCAGCACCCCGATGTCGTTCTCTACATCAGCCCCCGTTTCGGCCCGGCCCCACTGCTGCTGGCTGAGTACT TGAATGGGACAGTGCGGGAGGAGCTCATCGCCAACAAGACGAGCGAGGAGATCATTCAGCTGGCCACCAAGCTGGCTGGCCAGTCTGGCCTGGACATCATCCGCATCCGCAAGCCCTTCCACACTGACAACCCCAGCGTCCAGGGCCAGTGGCACCCCCTCACCAACAAGCCCTCCGCCCTCACCATCCGGGGCCCGCGCCTGCAGCCCCAATAA